The sequence CCACCACGCATTGCGCGCGGATCAGAACCGCGCGGCGGATCGGCAGAACAGCGCCGGCCAGTGGAAACAGGGCCATCAGGGCCCAGCCCTTGGCCCAACCGATCGAGGATTTGATCGTCTGCTTGGCCCCCAGTCCCCACGTCGACATGCCCGACCCACAGCGCGATCAGCATCACGGCCATGCCCGCGATCCAGCCCCAGACGACCGGCGGGATCGGCCCGGTCGCCGCCAGATCGCGCCGAATGGCCGGCCCCAGATAGAGCGACAGGATCGCCAGCCCCCCCACGCAGCCAGGCCAGAACCGGCCCGACCACGTAAAGCGCGCCAAAGGCATAGAAGGGCCAGGTCAGGACCAGCGCATGCCACACCATGCGTTCGGCGGGATTGGACAGGGTCATTCCGGCTCGGCCCGCACGATCAGCTTGTCGATCAGCGGGCGTCGAAGCCAGCCGAGCAGCAGACCGAAGAGCAACATCATGGTTGCGGCAATTCCGGCGGCCATGGCCAGTTTGGTGCGCGGCGAGGACGGCCCCTGCGGCAGCGACGGGTTTTCGAGCACCTGCACCAGCGGATACGAGGCGTAGCGGTCGCTTTTGGTTGTTTCGGCCCGCGCCATGGCCGAGGCAAAGACCGCCTCGGCCACCTGGAAATCGCGCTGCAGGTCCTCAAGCTGCGCGGCCGGGGTCAACAGCGCCGCGATGCGGGCCTCGTCGGCGGCCAGACGCTCCTCGAGCGAGGCGACCTCGGCGGCCAGCCCCTGCCGGAGCGAGGACAATTCGACCAGATCCGCCAGCAGCGCCGCGCGCCCCCCGATCGGGGCAAGATCGAGCTGCGCGACGTGCGCGTCGGCAAGGCCCGTGACCGTCGCCGCGCGCAGGCGGGCCATGTCGCGCGTGGCCCCGTGCCCCGCCCGTGCATCGAGGACGACGGGATGGTTCGGGCCGAAGCGGCTTTCGGCCTCGGCCAACGCTGCGGCTTGCGCCGACATCTCCTCGATCAGGGCGGCGAACTCGCTGTCGGCATGCAGGCGCAGCGTCGCCGCCGCGATCTGCGGCGTGACGTCCAGGGCGCTTTCCAGGGCGCGCACCGCCTCGGTCTGTTCCTGCAATGCGGTGCGCTGCGTGGCCAGCCGTCGCGCCAGCGCGTTTGTTTCCGAGACCAGCTCGTCATATTGCGCGGCCGAGATCAGCCCGGTCTCGCGCTGCAGCGTTTCGATCTGCACGCGCGTTGCGGCGACAGAGGCCCGGTAATCCTCGATCGCGCCCACGCCGCCGGTTTCGCGGACGGTCAATTCGTCCTCTCGCAGCGCGTCGATTTCTGCGAAGAACGCGTCGAGCAGCGCATCGCCCCGCGCCTGCGCATCCTCGGGCGAGACCCCGGTGATGCGGATCTGGATCATCCCCGTCTGGTCGATCAGTTCGACCCGCGGCGCCCAGAAGGATCTGCGCGCGATCCCCAGCCGTTCCGCAGCCGAATCCAGAATACGATCTGCCCCGATCAGGCGCTGATAGGTGACCGTGGGGCTGATGGCGCTGCTGGCATAGGGCGAGTCGGCGTAAGACGACGCCTGCCCGATCTCGGACAGGTTGACCGATGCCGACGCGCCGGCGCCCGGCAGGATCAAGGACATCTCGGAGCTGTAGCGCAACGGCGCCGTTTGCAGATATCCCGTGAGGGGCGCCCAGATCGCGGCGGCCCCCAGCAGAAAGAACCCGGCGTAGCGCGGCAAACGCCCCGCGTCGTTCGGGCGGCCGCCGCGCAGAAGGCGCCGGAATGTCAGCGCGCGCAACGGGCTGCGGATGACCTGCGGCACAGGCCACTTGCCATGGGCCGCGGCGGCCCCGGGGGACAGGTCGGGGGCGGACGGTGCCTTGGGGGCGCGCTGGATGAACATGGCAGTCTCCTTCGCCTGACGATCTGCCAGATTTGCGAAGAAGGCGCGCCCGCGCCAACGGCTAAGGGCCGGGGCAGACGGGGTGCCCTACCCTACCCTTACGGATAGCTCAGAACATGCCCGCATCGCGCGCGATCAGCGCAGCCTGCGTGCGGTTGCTGGCCCCCACCTTGCGATACAGGGTCTTCATATGCAGCTTGATCGTCGGCTCGGTCAGGTCCAGATCACGGGCGATTTCCTTGTTCGACTTGCCCTCGGTCAGGCCCTGGAGCACCTGCAATTCGCGCTCGGTCAGTTTGGCAGCGAGCGGGTGTTCCGGTGTCTCGTCCTCGGCGGTCATGAAGTCGAGAGGGGCGAACTGTTCCCCCATGGCCATGAATTTCACGGCATTGACCAACGACTTCGCCGGCAGCGACTTGGGCAGGAACCCGGCGGCCCCCATCTCCAGCGCCTCGGCGGCGATGGCGCGGGTCGCCAGACCCGACATCAGCGCCACACGCAGCCCGTCCCGCGCGGCCAACGCCTCGCGCAACCCCTGCAACCCGTTCATGCCGGGCATGTTCAGGTCTAGCAGAACGACGTCGAAAGCCGCGCCATCCTGCAAATGCGCCATCGCCGCGGGGAAATCCTGCACCGCGACGGTGTCGAACCCGCCAACCCCTTCGAGATACATGACCAGCGTGTCGCGCAAGAGATCGTGGTCGTCAGCTATCAAGATGCGCATTCTGCTCTCCGCCTCGCAATACGGTACATCGGGACTCGGTCTTTGCCATCATAGCCGAAACCTTGGCCAGACTAAGACCGTTTTCCGCCCGTTCGCGCATGCGCGCGTGCCGCGCAACCCGAAAGGGGAAAACGGCTAGCCGAACGTATAGCCCGGCCGCCGAATGCGGCGTGGGCGGCACCCATCCGAAGCGATCGGCCACACCTCCTCGTCCCGTGTCAGACCGGTTGCGCGGTCGCGTCGCCGGCCGCCCGGCGGCAGCTTGGGCGCAACGCCGTCACGAGAGGATCGCACCATGCCCGATACGCTCCAAACCTTCTGCGACCCGGATTTCGCCAAACAATTCGCCCGGCAAAGGCCGTTGCGCCACATCGACCTGTTCGACCTGCGTCTTGTGGCCGACACGACCGATGCCGCCATCGCCACATTGATGGCGCCGGGTCGGCATCGCGTGCATTTCGTCAACGCGCATTGCATCAACACGATGGCGCGCGACGCAGGCTATCGCCGCGCCCTGGCGACGGCCGACATGATCCTGCCGGACGGGGCCGGCATCGAATTGGCCGCCCGTCTTTGCGGCAAGGCGATCCCCGAGAACCTGAACGGAACCGATTTCGTGCCGAACCTGCTCCGGGCCGCTGCCGCCTCGGGCCACTCGGTCTTTCTGTTCGGGGGGCGTCCCGGCACCGCCGAGGCCGCCGCCGACACCCTGACCGGCCTGGCGCCGGGCCTGCGGATCGCGGGCACGCTGAACGGGTACGCGGATGCCACGGACCCCGAGCAGGTCATTGCACAGGTCAACGCCTCGGGGGCGGATATCCTGCTGGTTGCGCTTGGCGTGCCGATGCAGGACACTTGGATCGCCGCGCATGCCGACCGCCTAGTGCCGCGGATCTGTCTTGGGGTGGGCGCCTGTTTCGACTTCCTCGCCGGCACTGTCGCCCGTGCGCCCGTGGCGCTGCGCCGCGCCCGGCTGGAATGGGCCTGGCGCCTGCTGCAAGAGCCGCGCCGCATGGCCGGGCGTTACCTGCTGGGCAACCCCATCTTCGTGGCGCGTGCCCTGCGCCACGCCGCCAATGGCACGGACCGGGTGGCGCTATTGCGCCGCCTGATGGATCTGGGCCTGTCGGGTGCGGCGCTGATCCTGCTTGGCCCGGTGCTTTTGACCATCGCCCTGGCCATCGCGGCCACCAGCCGCGGCCCGGTCCTGTTCCGCCAGACGCGCGTTGGCAAGGATGGCACGCCGTTCACGGTGTTCAAGTTCCGCTCGATGCATGTGGATGCCGAGGCGCGCCGCACCGCCCTGCTGGCCACGTCGGACCGCGCCGGGATCTGCTTCAAATCCCGCAACGACCCGCGCGTGACGCGCGTCGGGCGCCTGCTGCGCCGTTTCTCGCTCGATGAGCTGCCGCAAATCCTCAACGTGCTGCGCGGCGACATGGCGATCGTGGGGCCGCGCCCGGCCCTGCCTGCAGAAGTCGCCGCCTATCCCGCCCGCGCGCTTGGACGTCTGTCGATCAAGCCCGGCCTGACCGGCATCTGGCAGGTGTCGGGCCGCGCCGAGATCGGTTTCGACAAGATGATCGACATGGACCTCGCCTATGCCCGGTCGCGCAGCCTGCTGCTCGATCTGATCCTCATCGCCCTGACCTTCCGCGCCGTGATCTCGGGGCGCGGGGCCTACTGACCGGCCCCTACAAATTCGAAAAGGACACGACCATGACCCATATCCGCAAAGCCGTGTTTCCCGTCGCCGGGATGGGCACCCGCCTGCTGCCGGCCACCAAATCCGTGCCCAAGGAAATGATCACCCTGATCGACCGTCCGATCATCCAATACGCCGTGGACGAAGCTCGCGCTGCCGGGATCGAGGAGTTCATCTTCGTCTCCTCGGCGGGCAAATCCGCGCTCGAGGACTATTTCGACACCGCCGCCGCTCTGGAACGCCACCTTGCCGACAAGGGCAAGCATGACGCTCTGGAAAAGCTGGCCTGCACCCGCATGGAAGAGGGCAAGATGTCGATCCTGCGGCAGGACCGCCCCCGTGGCCTGGGCCATGCCGTGCGCCTGGCGCGGCGCTTGATCGGCGACGAACCCTTTGCGGTTCTGCTGCCCGACGACGTGCTGAAATCCGACGTACCGGTCCTGCGCCAGATGATCGACGCCCATGCCGATCTCGGCGGGCACATGGTAGCCACCATGGCCGTGCCCAAGTCCGAAACCCGCAACTACGGCGTGCTCGACGTGACCTCTGAGCGCGGCGGCCTGTTTCGGGCGCGGGGCCTTGTCGAAAAGCCCGCCCCCGAGCGTGCCCCGTCGCGGCAGGCGGTGGTCGGGCGTTACATCCTTGCACCGTCGATCTTTGCGCAGCTCGACAGGATCGGGCCGGGCGCAGGGGGTGAGTTGCAACTGACCGACGCCATCAACGCCGACACGCGCCATGCCCCGGTGCACGGTCTGCAATTCGAGGGCACCCGCTTCGATTGCGGGTCCAAGGCTGGCTATGTGAAGGCGACGGTTGCCTTCGCCTTGGATCACCCCGATCTCGCCCGGGCCATCGACAGCGCGGTCGCGGGCCGCGCCCCGCGGCAGGATCTGGCGGCCTGACGCCGATGACGTGATTACGGTCGTCAGCGTTTCGCAAGGTTAAGAGACCGTCGCACAGAGGTGGCTGGCGAATTCCGGGCCGCGGGCCGATCCGGGCGAGGCCGCGCAGCCCGTGACGCGTCATGGCCAGGGGTTCGCGCCCAGATGCGCAACAGATTATTGCCGCATCGGCCCCAACTGTCATATCGTTGTTATACAAACTCGGTACGCGCCACGCAGCGACACCAGATATTGGGGAGAATCATGAAGACATACACAACGCTTGCGGCAGTTGCCGCGCTCGCAGTCGCCTTTCCCGTGCATGCCGAATTCGCGCTCGGCGATCGCTACACCGACGCCGATGGCGATCTTATAGCAGATATCCCGACCGATCCCGATCAGTTGATCGATCCCGGCACGCTGATCTTTGCCTACACGCCCGTCGAAGACCCCGCCGTCTATGCCGAGGTCTGGGCCGATTTCCTCGACCACCTGTCCGAGGCCACCGGCCGCGACGTGCAGTTCTTCCCGGTGCAGTCGAACGCCGCCCAGATCGAGGCGATGCGCGCTGGCCGTCTGCATATCGCGGGCTTCAACACCGGCTCGAACCCGCTGGCCGTGGCCTGCGCCGGGTTCCGCCCCTTCGCGATGATGGCGGCCGAGGACGGGTCCTTCGGCTACGAGATGGAGATCATCACCTACCCCGGTTCGGGCATCGAAGCGGTCGAGGATATCCGCGGCCAGCAGATGGCCTTTACCTCGGAAACCTCGAACTCGGGCTTCAAGGCCCCCTCGGCAATCCTGAACGACGAGTTCGACATGACGCCGGGCGAGGATTTCGAAGCCGTCTTCTCGGGCGCGCATGACAACTCGATCCTCGGCGTGGCTAACCAGGACTACATGGCCGCCGCCGTGGCGAACTCGGTCATGGGCCGGATGCTCGACCGCGAGGTCGTGACCGAAGACCAGATCGTGTCGATCTACACCTCGCAGACCTTCCCCACCACGGGCTACGGCACCGTCTACAACCTGACCCCCGAATTGCAGGAGGCCATCCGGGAAGCCTTCTTCAGCTATGACTGGGAAGGCACGCCGCTGGCCGAGGAATTCGGCCGCAACGGGGAGTCGCAGTTCATCCCGATCACCTTCCAGGACAACTGGGCCGTGATCCGCACCATCGACGCGTTCAACGGCGTCGAGTACGACTGCGACTGAACCTGTTTGCCAAGGACGAAACGCGGGCGGCTCTGGGCCGCCCGCGTGATTTTGCGGGGATCACCTGAATGCTGACACTCGAAGGCCTGTCCAAGACCTACAAGACCGGCGATCCGGCACTGTCCGACGTGACGCTGAATATGCCGAAGGGGCAGATCATGGGCCTGATCGGGCCGTCGGGGGCGGGCAAATCGACCCTGATCCGCTGCATCAACCGCCTTGTGGAACCGACCGCAGGCAAGGTCATGCTGGGGGAAGTGAACCTGGTCGGCCTGTCGAAATCCGATCTGCGTCGCCAACGCCGCCGCATCGGGATGATCTTCCAGGAATACGCGCTGGTCGAACGCCTGACTGTGATGGAAAACGTCCTGTCGGGGCGCCTGGGATACGTTCCCTTCTGGCGCAGCTTCATGCGGAAATATCCGACCGCCGACATCCAACGCGCCTATCAGCTGCTGGATCGCGTGGGACTGCTGGACAAGGCCGACAACCGCGCCGATGCCCTGTCGGGCGGGCAGCGCCAGCGCGTCGGCATCGCACGCGCCTTGGCGCAAGACCCCGAATTGCTGCTGGTCGATGAACCCACGGCCAGCCTCGACCCCAAGACCAGCCGCCAGATCATGCGCCTGTTGACCGAGATCTGCGCCGAACGCGGGCTGCCTGCCATCGTCAATATCCATGACGTGCCACTGGCGCAGCAATTCATGCAGCGCATCGTCGGCCTGCGCGCCGGGCGCGTGGTGTTCGACGGCACGCCCGACCAACTGACCGAGGCGACGCTGACCACGATCTATGGCGAAGAAGACTGGCACGAGATGCGCCGGGGCGATCAGGAACAGGAGGCGGCCGAGGCCGACGCGCGCGACCGAATGGCGGCACTGGCGCGATGAGCACGCTCGACTCCTACCCCAGGACGTGGCGGCGTCCGCCGCAGATCGTCACCGACCGTCGCTGGCGCATCGCGCTGCAGCTTGGCATCCTTGTCTATCTGGTGCTGGCCATCGGCTCGGTCGAGGTGAACTGGGCCCGCGTTTATGACGGGCTCGACCGTGGCCAGCGCTTCATCATGGGCTTCCTGCAACCCGATTTCACCAGCCGCTGGCGCGACATCAGCCAGGGCCTGATCGAAAGCCTGACCATGACGCTGACCTCGACGGTGGTCGGCGTGGCCATTTCGGTGCCCATCGGCATCGGCGCGGCCCGCAATCTGGCCCCGCGCTGGATCTACTTTATCTGCCGCTCGATCATCGCCGTCAGCCGCGCGTTGCAGGAAATCATCATCGCCATCTTCTTCGTGGCCATGTTCGGTTTCGGCCCATTTGCCGGGTTCCTGACCCTGTCTTTCGCCACGATCGGCTTCATCGCCAAACTTCTGGCCGACGATATCGAGGAAATCGACGAGACACAGGCCGAGGCGATCCGGTCCACCGGGGCATCGTGGTGGCAATTGGTGAACTACGCCGTGCAGCCGCAGGTGATGCCGCGCCTGATCGGCCTGTCGCTCTATCGGCTGGATATCAATTTCCGCGAAAGCGCGGTGATCGGGATCGTCGGCGCGGGCGGCATCGGCGCCACGCTGAACACCGCCATCGACCGCTACGAATATGACAGCGCGGGTGCGATCCTGCTGATCATCATCGCCATCGTCATGGTGGCCGAATATGGCTCCAGCTACCTGCGGAAGTTCCTACAATGACCGAGATCACCCACTACAGCCAGGTCTGGACCCATCGCACCCCGCGCAAGCGCCTGCTGATCTGGGCCGGATGGCTGGCACTGGTCGCCCTGTTCGTCTGGTGCTGGCAGTTGATGACCGAGAACACGATCTGGTTCTTCGTCGCCGACGCCCCGCGGCAGGCCGCCGATATCGGCGGGCGCATGGTCGCCCCCCCGTTGGGAGTATCTGCCCGAGTTGATGCAGCCGCTGTGGGATACGATCAACATCGCGACGCTGGGAACGCTTGGCGGCGTCATCATGGCCGTGCCGGTGGCCTTCATGGCGGCGCGCAACACCACACCCTCGGCCACCATCCTGCGGCCCATCGCGCTGTTCATCATCGTGGCGTCGCGCTCGATCAACTCGTTGATTTGGGCTCTGCTGCTGGTGGCCATCATCGGCCCGGGCCTGCTGGCGGGGATCGTCGCCATCGCCCTGCGCTCGATCGGGTTCATCGGCAAGCTGCTTTACGAGGCGATCGAGGAAACCGACGCCACCCAGATCGAGGCGATCGAGGCCACGGGCGCCAGCAGCGCACAGGTTCTGAATTACGGCATCGTGCCGCAGATCATGCCGGCCTTCTGGGGCATCACCGTCTTCCGCTGGGATATCAACATCCGCGAAAGCACGATCCTGGGCCTCGTGGGCGCGGGCGGTATCGGGCTGAAACTGCAAGCCTCGCTGAACACCCTGGCCTGGAGCCAGGTCTCGGTAATCCTGATCCTGATCCTTGCGACCGTCGTGCTGAGCGAATGGGTCTCGGCCCGGGTGCGCCACGCCATCATCTGAGACAGCCGGCCCACCCCAAGGCGGTCGATACCTGCGGGCAGCGGCGGGGCGCGGTCTGCGCCGTGCCCGCGACATCCTCTGTTCGGCACACGCCGATGCGTGGCGCCCGGGCGCGCCCCTGCGTGCGCGATGGTGCATCCGCTGGACACCCTGCGACAGATCACGCCAATCCCGATCAAAAAAGTCGGATTGACAAAACCGACTTATTCACTCAAGAATAGGTGCCATGCAAGCCACCCGCGCCGATCCGGCCAGGGACGCCATAGCCTGACACAGCAAAGGGCATAAGATGACGGACAGGCATGACATGACCCGCTCCACGATGGCGCAAGGTCGCGAACCCGCCCTGAGACCCGAAGAGGTATGGCCCCTTCTCGCCGAAGGCGTGCCGCTGCGCCTTGGCGGTCTGGAATGGTGGCTTGACCGGCTGGAAGGCACCCGTGATGCCCGGCGGTGACGGAAACCGGCAGGCGCTGGCCCTTCCGGCCCGCGCCGACTGCGCCAACCCAAGCCACCCGGTCGGTGGCCGCCGCAGCGGGTTCACCGCACGGCCCCGACGCCCTCGGCACGTCCTTGGCGATGCGCGCGTGACCCCCGGCGCGGCGGCGCCGTGCTGCGCTGGCCCCGACCTGCGGGAAACGTCATGATCATCTGCCATTGCACCAACATCACCGACCACGACATTCATGCCGCCATCGACTGGATGCGCGCCGCGGACCCCGATGCGATCATCACGCCGCGCAAGGTCTATCGCGCGCTCGGCAAATCGGCGGATTGCGGTGGCTGTGTCGCGTTGTTCGTGGACACGATGCGCCAGAACGATAACATGCCCGTACCCATGGAATTGCGCGGGTTGCGCCGCGCGGCAAAACAACAAGAGGACGCATCGGATGAAGGGCGACACCAAGGTCATCGAGTATCTCAATCGCGCGCTGCGCAGTGAACTGACCGCCGTCAGCCAGTACTGGCTGCACTATCGCCTGCAAGAGGATTGGGGCCTTGGCCATATGGCCAAGAAAAGCCGCGAGGAATCCATCGAAGAGATGCATCACGCCGACAAGCTGATCGCGCGCATCCTGTTCCTCGAAGGCCACCCGAACCTGCAGAAACTCGACCCGATCCGCACCGGCCAGACCCCCAAGGAAACGCTGGAATGCGACCTCGCCGCCGAGCACGAGGCCCGCGCGCTCTACAAGGAAGCCCGCGAATACTGCGCCTCGGTCGGCGATTGGGTCAGCAAGGAGCTTTTCGAAGAACTCCTTGCCGATGAAGAGGGTCATATCGATTTTCTCGAAACCCAACTGGACCTGCACGACCGCGTCGGGGCGCAGAATTACGCGCATCTCAACGCGTCCAGGATGGACGAGGCCGAATAAGGGCGCGGCGGCGATCTGGCCGGGGCCGCCCCTCGGCGGCAATCCCCATCGGCGGCAACGGCCAAGCCGCACCGGGGCGACGCACCTGTGTCCGGCACAGCCAACGCGTCACGCGCCAGGCATCACGTGCCGATCGGGTGATGGCAGGCCACGGCGTGCCCCCCGACCTGGCGCAGCTTGGGCACCTCGTGCGCGCAGCGATCCGAGGCCAGAGGACAGCGCGCGCGAAAGGCACAGCCCCGCGGCGGGTTCAACGGATCGGGCAACTCGCTTTCCCGCGCCTCTGGTGCGCTGAGCGGGCGGCCCACGACCGGCGCGCTGTCGGCCAGAAGGCGCGTGTAGGGATGGCGGGGCGCGCGGAAGATCTCCTCGGCCCGGCCCAATTCCACGACCGAACCGAAATAGAGCACCGCGATCCGGTCCGAGACCGCCTCAACCACCGCCAGATCATGCGAGATGAACAGGT comes from Roseibacterium elongatum DSM 19469 and encodes:
- the phnD gene encoding phosphate/phosphite/phosphonate ABC transporter substrate-binding protein, coding for MKTYTTLAAVAALAVAFPVHAEFALGDRYTDADGDLIADIPTDPDQLIDPGTLIFAYTPVEDPAVYAEVWADFLDHLSEATGRDVQFFPVQSNAAQIEAMRAGRLHIAGFNTGSNPLAVACAGFRPFAMMAAEDGSFGYEMEIITYPGSGIEAVEDIRGQQMAFTSETSNSGFKAPSAILNDEFDMTPGEDFEAVFSGAHDNSILGVANQDYMAAAVANSVMGRMLDREVVTEDQIVSIYTSQTFPTTGYGTVYNLTPELQEAIREAFFSYDWEGTPLAEEFGRNGESQFIPITFQDNWAVIRTIDAFNGVEYDCD
- a CDS encoding response regulator transcription factor: MRILIADDHDLLRDTLVMYLEGVGGFDTVAVQDFPAAMAHLQDGAAFDVVLLDLNMPGMNGLQGLREALAARDGLRVALMSGLATRAIAAEALEMGAAGFLPKSLPAKSLVNAVKFMAMGEQFAPLDFMTAEDETPEHPLAAKLTERELQVLQGLTEGKSNKEIARDLDLTEPTIKLHMKTLYRKVGASNRTQAALIARDAGMF
- the bfr gene encoding bacterioferritin; its protein translation is MKGDTKVIEYLNRALRSELTAVSQYWLHYRLQEDWGLGHMAKKSREESIEEMHHADKLIARILFLEGHPNLQKLDPIRTGQTPKETLECDLAAEHEARALYKEAREYCASVGDWVSKELFEELLADEEGHIDFLETQLDLHDRVGAQNYAHLNASRMDEAE
- the phnC gene encoding phosphonate ABC transporter ATP-binding protein is translated as MLTLEGLSKTYKTGDPALSDVTLNMPKGQIMGLIGPSGAGKSTLIRCINRLVEPTAGKVMLGEVNLVGLSKSDLRRQRRRIGMIFQEYALVERLTVMENVLSGRLGYVPFWRSFMRKYPTADIQRAYQLLDRVGLLDKADNRADALSGGQRQRVGIARALAQDPELLLVDEPTASLDPKTSRQIMRLLTEICAERGLPAIVNIHDVPLAQQFMQRIVGLRAGRVVFDGTPDQLTEATLTTIYGEEDWHEMRRGDQEQEAAEADARDRMAALAR
- a CDS encoding UTP--glucose-1-phosphate uridylyltransferase, with the translated sequence MTHIRKAVFPVAGMGTRLLPATKSVPKEMITLIDRPIIQYAVDEARAAGIEEFIFVSSAGKSALEDYFDTAAALERHLADKGKHDALEKLACTRMEEGKMSILRQDRPRGLGHAVRLARRLIGDEPFAVLLPDDVLKSDVPVLRQMIDAHADLGGHMVATMAVPKSETRNYGVLDVTSERGGLFRARGLVEKPAPERAPSRQAVVGRYILAPSIFAQLDRIGPGAGGELQLTDAINADTRHAPVHGLQFEGTRFDCGSKAGYVKATVAFALDHPDLARAIDSAVAGRAPRQDLAA
- the phnE gene encoding phosphonate ABC transporter, permease protein PhnE codes for the protein MSTLDSYPRTWRRPPQIVTDRRWRIALQLGILVYLVLAIGSVEVNWARVYDGLDRGQRFIMGFLQPDFTSRWRDISQGLIESLTMTLTSTVVGVAISVPIGIGAARNLAPRWIYFICRSIIAVSRALQEIIIAIFFVAMFGFGPFAGFLTLSFATIGFIAKLLADDIEEIDETQAEAIRSTGASWWQLVNYAVQPQVMPRLIGLSLYRLDINFRESAVIGIVGAGGIGATLNTAIDRYEYDSAGAILLIIIAIVMVAEYGSSYLRKFLQ
- a CDS encoding WecB/TagA/CpsF family glycosyltransferase, whose amino-acid sequence is MPDTLQTFCDPDFAKQFARQRPLRHIDLFDLRLVADTTDAAIATLMAPGRHRVHFVNAHCINTMARDAGYRRALATADMILPDGAGIELAARLCGKAIPENLNGTDFVPNLLRAAAASGHSVFLFGGRPGTAEAAADTLTGLAPGLRIAGTLNGYADATDPEQVIAQVNASGADILLVALGVPMQDTWIAAHADRLVPRICLGVGACFDFLAGTVARAPVALRRARLEWAWRLLQEPRRMAGRYLLGNPIFVARALRHAANGTDRVALLRRLMDLGLSGAALILLGPVLLTIALAIAATSRGPVLFRQTRVGKDGTPFTVFKFRSMHVDAEARRTALLATSDRAGICFKSRNDPRVTRVGRLLRRFSLDELPQILNVLRGDMAIVGPRPALPAEVAAYPARALGRLSIKPGLTGIWQVSGRAEIGFDKMIDMDLAYARSRSLLLDLILIALTFRAVISGRGAY
- a CDS encoding GumC domain-containing protein — encoded protein: MFIQRAPKAPSAPDLSPGAAAAHGKWPVPQVIRSPLRALTFRRLLRGGRPNDAGRLPRYAGFFLLGAAAIWAPLTGYLQTAPLRYSSEMSLILPGAGASASVNLSEIGQASSYADSPYASSAISPTVTYQRLIGADRILDSAAERLGIARRSFWAPRVELIDQTGMIQIRITGVSPEDAQARGDALLDAFFAEIDALREDELTVRETGGVGAIEDYRASVAATRVQIETLQRETGLISAAQYDELVSETNALARRLATQRTALQEQTEAVRALESALDVTPQIAAATLRLHADSEFAALIEEMSAQAAALAEAESRFGPNHPVVLDARAGHGATRDMARLRAATVTGLADAHVAQLDLAPIGGRAALLADLVELSSLRQGLAAEVASLEERLAADEARIAALLTPAAQLEDLQRDFQVAEAVFASAMARAETTKSDRYASYPLVQVLENPSLPQGPSSPRTKLAMAAGIAATMMLLFGLLLGWLRRPLIDKLIVRAEPE
- a CDS encoding (2Fe-2S)-binding protein, whose translation is MIICHCTNITDHDIHAAIDWMRAADPDAIITPRKVYRALGKSADCGGCVALFVDTMRQNDNMPVPMELRGLRRAAKQQEDASDEGRHQGHRVSQSRAAQ